From a single Pyxicephalus adspersus chromosome 11, UCB_Pads_2.0, whole genome shotgun sequence genomic region:
- the LOC140340248 gene encoding olfactory receptor 5AP2-like, translated as MAKINQTAVSEFILVGLSENPKLQSIIFVILLWIYMISVLGNLSLIIAFRFSPSLQTPMYFFLANFSFLDIWYISSTVPKMLSSLLSGNKIISFYGCVVQLYSFGVCGGTECYVLAAMAYDRYNAICHPLLYTIIMNRATCFQLIAGSWVIGIVNILIHTILTFQLPFCDNKINQVFCDIPPLLKLSCIDTWTNEIVIFCTSGLVILCSFILIILSYVKIILSILTIHWTTGIKKAFSTCTSHLIVVTIFYGSIIFVYLKPKSSYATHQDQMVAVMYTVVAPFLNPFIYSLRNSEVKNAFAKIAKSVMTIKKH; from the coding sequence ATGGCAAAGATAAATCAGACAGCGGTGTCTGAATTTATTCTTGTTGGTCTTTCTGAAAATCCAAAACTTCAGTCTATAATATTTGTTATTCTTCTATGGATTTATATGATTTCAGTGCTTGGAAACCTATCCCTTATCATCGCCTTTAGATTTAGTCCAAGTCTTCAGActcctatgtatttctttcttgcCAACTTCTCCTTTCTAGACATATGGTACATCTCATCTACAGTACCCAAAATGTTGTCCAGTTTGCTGTCTGGAAATAAAATTATCTCATTTTATGGGTGCGTCGTACAGTTGTACAGTTTCGGAGTATGTGGTGGCACAGAGTGCTATGTACTGGCGGCCATGGCATACGATCGATATAATGCCATCTGCCATCCACTGCTATATACCATCATCATGAACAGAGCAACTTGCTTTCAGCTTATTGCTGGCTCTTGGGTGATTGGCATAGTCAACATCTTAATCCACACAATCTTGACCTTCCAGTTGCCCTTCTGTGACAATAAGATAAACCAAGTATTTTGTGACATTCCGCCCCTACTAAAACTCTCCTGTATTGACACCTGGACCAATGAAATTGTCATCTTTTGTACAAGTGGTCTTGTAAtactttgttcttttatattaATCATTTTATCCTATGTAAAGATCATATTGTCAATTTTAACAATCCACTGGACCACAGGGATAAAGAAAGCATTTTCCACTTGCACTTCTCACCTAATAGTGGTAACAATATTTTATGGATCCATCATATTTGTGTACCTAAAACCCAAATCAAGTTATGCCACACATCAGGATCAAATGGTGGCTGTCATGTACACTGTGGTGGCACCATTTTTAAACCCCTTTATTTACAGTTTAAGGAACAGTGAGGTGAAGAATGCTTTTGCTAAGATTGCTAAGTCTGTTATGACAATTAAAAAGCACTAA
- the LOC140340249 gene encoding olfactory receptor 5G9-like — translation MGSIFLEGALDTVEDFGEGVVVFGGDLNLAVDPSRDKENKLDMDQNYTTVTEFILIGISEIADLQVLTFIVFLFIYMVTVLGNLCIILAYLFSLNLQTPMYFLLTNFSFIEICYISVNIPKMLSNLLLEHKTISFYGCAIQVYSFGVCGGAECYLLAAMAFDRYNAICHPLLYSILMKRVVCIQLVIGSYLVGSTNSLLNTVLTFTLPFCGSNKINHIFCDLPPILTLACADTKINQIVSFATSICVVVGSFLLIAVSYIYIIITIVNINSASGRKKAFSTCTSHFTVVATFFGSVMFMYLKPGSSNSIIQDKLVAVMYAVVTPLLNPFIYGLRNRDVKTALAKIYHQVTKNLRKF, via the exons ATGGGCAGCATTTTTTTAGAGGGTGCTCTGGATACTGTGGAGGATTTTGGTGAAGGGGTGGTCGTCTTTGGTGGAGATCTTAACTTAGCTGTTGATCCCAGTAGAGAT AAGGAAAACAAACTAGACATGGATCAGAACTACACCACAGTGACAGAATTCATTCTGATCGGAATTTCAGAAATTGCAGACCTCCAAGTTTTAACTTTTatcgtttttttatttatttacatggttACTGTGCTTGGAAATCTTTGTATCATTCTAGCATATCTATTTAGTCTAAATCTTCAAACCCCTATGTACTTTTTACTCACTAACTTTTCATTTATTGAAATTTGTTACATTTCGGTCAACATTCCAAAGATGCTTTCCAATCTATTATTGGAACATAAAACTATATCTTTCTATGGCTGTGCTATTCAGGTCTATAGCTTTGGAGTCTGCGGTGGGGCAGAGTGTTACTTACTAGCAGCAATGGCATTTGATCGGTATAATGCCATATGTCACCCACTGTTATATAGCATCCTAATGAAAAGAGTAGTTTGTATTCAGCTTGTCATCGGATCCTATCTGGTTGGCTCAACAAATTCTCTGTTGAATACGGTTCTAACTTTCACTTTGCCTTTTTGTGGTTCTAATAAAATCAATCACATTTTCTGTGACCTTCCACCAATATTAACCTTGGCATGTGCCGACACAAAGATTAATCAGATCGTTTCATTTGCAACCAGTATCTGCGTTGTGGTTGGGTCATTTTTACTAATCGCagtatcctatatatatattataataactattgtaaatataaattctGCATCTGGTAGAAAGAAGGCGTTTTCCACCTGCACTTCACACTTTACAGTGGTCGctacattttttggttctgttaTGTTTATGTACTTGAAGCCTGGATCGAGCAATTCCATTATCCAAGACAAGCTGGTTGCAGTTATGTATGCTGTTGTTACACCTTTGCTGAACCCTTTTATTTATGGTTTGAGGAACAGAGATGTCAAAACGGCTCTTGCTAAAATATATCATCAGGTGACAAAAAATCTAAGAAAGTTTTAG
- the LOC140340250 gene encoding olfactory receptor 5AP2-like, whose translation MLPLTSPGDSSIENEWAAVSGSPKTREVNRTAVTDFLLVRLSENPTMKCYLFILFLLIFIITILGNMTIIIAYKLSLNLQTPMYYFLANFSILEICYVSITSPKMLSILISQDRSISLYGCATQLFGGLLLGGAECYILTSMAYDRYNAICQPLVYNRIMNKTACRLLLLWSYLMGMLSAVTHTSLTFRLPFCSSDINHFFCDVPPLLKLACTDTWVNELVIFALGSYLVTSSVLLILISYIYIITAVFRIQSSVGRMKAFSTCTSHLIVVTIFYGSIFFVYLKPKSKYKLENDRVVSVLYTTVAPLLNPFIYSIRNNEMKLAISKLPKKLNVLKIKCVSRQKKKY comes from the coding sequence CCTAAAACACGTGAAGTCAACAGGACTGCAGTCACCGATTTCCTTCTAGTAAGACTTTCTGAGAACCCGACTATGAAATGCTATCTTTTCATCCTATTCCTATTGATCTTCATCATCACCATTCTAGGAAACATGACTATTATCATTGCCTACAAGCTAAGCTTAAACCTCCAGACCCCCATGTACTATTTCCTTGCCAACTTTTCTATTTTAGAGATTTGCTATGTAAGCATTACATCACCCAAGATGTTGTCCATCTTAATATCACAAGACAGGTCCATTTCTCTCTATGGTTGTGCCACGCAACTTTTCGGTGGTTTATTGTTGGGTGGTGCTGAGTGTTACATTCTTACAAGCATGGCTTATGATCGGTATAATGCAATATGTCAACCATTGGTATATAACAGAATTATGAATAAAACTGCTTGCCGATTACTCTTACTTTGGTCATACCTGATGGGTATGCTTAGTGCCGTAACACACACCTCCCTCACATTCAGGTTGCCTTTCTGTAGTTCGGATATAAACCACTTCTTCTGCGATGTTCCACCCCTACTAAAACTGGCTTGTACTGACACTTGGGTCAATGAACTGGTTATCTTCGCATTAGGCAGCTATCTTGTCACAAGttcagtattattaatattaatctccTACATATACATCATTACGGCCGTCTTTAGAATTCAGTCATCTGTTGGGAGGATGAAAGCCTTTTCTACATGTACTTCTCACCTTATTGTTGTCACAATATTCTATGGTTCCATCTTTTTTGTGTATCTCAAACCTAAATCAAAGTACAAACTAGAGAACGATAGAGTCGTTTCTGTGTTGTATACGACTGTTGCTCCTTTATTAAatccttttatatacagtatacgtAACAATGAAATGAAATTAGCTATTTCGAAATTGCCAAAGAAATTAAATGTGCTGAAAATAAAGTGCGTGtcaaggcaaaagaaaaaatattag